GTATTCTTGAACTCCTTTTCTCACGGAATTCATCGGGCTCGACTGCGTGAGGTATCGATACTAGTTGTTTGATTACGAGTCAATAATATGGAAGTAAAACTTATAGGTGTGAACCGATACAAGTTACTCAGAAACTGAGTAACTATGGTCGCAGAATCAAACGCCGAAGGGGAGACCGGGGGAGAGACGGACGAGGAGCGGGAACAGGAGGCAGTTGATGGACATCTGGATGGGGTTGCTGATGGCTGTGGGTGTGCGGAAGTCTGGGAGCACCTCTCCGAGCATCGTGACGGGTGAGCGAGCGCAGATCGGCTCGTCGAATCAGTAGGATTGGCGATCCTGCTGGCAATTCAGGACGCGCTGATAGAATCCAACGTCGATGGTCTTCCCGCGCTGACCCTCCCTCCAGAACTCCGAGAGGTGGCAAAAATTAGGAACTGGTCACGGTCCGCCCGACCTCTCATCGCGTATCACCGTTATTCTGTTACTGGTACCACGAGCGTTTGTCCAGCAATTATATTTCGATATATATCGAACAACCTAAAATCGGATGCCAGAATAGTACAACTGCGGTATAAGGACTGACACCGAGTGTTTTCGGGATAGATAATGTATCGAGACCGGTAGTATTATCTCCTCTCCGAACAAGTTGATTTTGAACGGGGAACGGTCGTTGATGGAACTAGATACGGGGAATAACACAGGGGGCGAATGAACCTACCGTTAGACCTTCTGCTTGGAATCGTTGCACTCGGGATACTTCTCTGGGGTTTCGAGCGCTACCGGTCCCGCTTTAGCAAGAGCGAACTCCTCATCGCGATAGCGGCCGCGATAGGGCTCTTCGCGATCGCGTTCGTTCCGACGGTGTACGACTGGGTGGGGAACGTCCTGAACATCCGCAGACGGTACGTGACCATCTCACTGCTCGCAAACATCGGGCTCATCGGCTGTGTGCTATACTTGGTGTCCCTGATCAGGAACACCCGCACGAGGGTCAACGACCTCACGCGAAGCCTGTCGGTCGATCAGGCGGATGCGGCCATCGCGGACGGCGGGGAGGACATCCTCAGCATCGTGATCCCGGCATACAACGAAGAGGAGACGATCAGGGACGTCGTGAGTTCGCTACCCGAGAAAGTGCGGGGCCATCTGGTACAGCCGATCGTCGTCTCGGACGGGTCGGCGGACGACACGGCGATCCGCGCGCGAGAGGACGGCGTCGTCGTCGTCGAGCACCCGCTGAACCAGGGCCAGGGTGGAGCGTTGCAGACGGGCTTCGAGATCGCGATGAAGCAGG
The Halococcus hamelinensis 100A6 genome window above contains:
- a CDS encoding glycosyltransferase family 2 protein, coding for MNLPLDLLLGIVALGILLWGFERYRSRFSKSELLIAIAAAIGLFAIAFVPTVYDWVGNVLNIRRRYVTISLLANIGLIGCVLYLVSLIRNTRTRVNDLTRSLSVDQADAAIADGGEDILSIVIPAYNEEETIRDVVSSLPEKVRGHLVQPIVVSDGSADDTAIRAREDGVVVVEHPLNQGQGGALQTGFEIAMKQGASIVVTMDGDGQHPVGELEALVSPIVDDEADYVMGSRHKGTDRSGNHLLRRAGIRAFTTMINVLTKSSITDCTNGFRAIRGSELDELLLTEERFSAPELIIEARKNGLRLEEIPITIEERQAGETKKPRLGYAIGLTRTILTTWVR